From Blattabacterium cuenoti, the proteins below share one genomic window:
- a CDS encoding F0F1 ATP synthase subunit delta, whose amino-acid sequence MFSERKIIRRYANVFFEYSNKNSSIYRKIKNILLLLSENFELSQVLYTQLLSPSKKINILKKSLFDPFIFHFIKILILRKRESFTKEIFLEYKRIYKEKKGFLKCILTTSCFLDKRIQENIVKKIFSSEIEFRNKKYHILNKKDPSIIGGFILHVGYKEWDFSIKGKFFNLKKIFNNY is encoded by the coding sequence ATGTTTTCAGAAAGAAAAATAATTAGACGTTATGCTAACGTTTTTTTTGAATATTCTAATAAAAACAGTTCTATTTATCGTAAAATTAAAAATATATTGCTTTTATTATCCGAAAATTTTGAATTAAGTCAAGTTCTTTATACTCAATTATTAAGTCCTAGTAAAAAAATAAATATTTTGAAAAAATCTCTTTTTGATCCTTTTATTTTTCATTTTATAAAAATTTTAATTCTACGAAAACGAGAATCTTTTACGAAAGAAATTTTTTTAGAGTATAAAAGAATATATAAAGAAAAAAAAGGATTTTTGAAATGTATTTTAACTACATCTTGTTTTTTAGATAAAAGAATTCAAGAAAATATTGTTAAAAAAATTTTTTCTTCTGAAATTGAATTCAGAAACAAAAAATATCACATTCTTAACAAAAAAGATCCATCTATTATTGGAGGTTTTATTCTTCATGTAGGATATAAAGAATGGGATTTTAGTATAAAAGGAAAATTTTTTAACCTTAAAAAAATATTTAACAATTATTAA
- the atpG gene encoding ATP synthase F1 subunit gamma, which yields MSNPKEIKKRILSIESVIKTTEAMKMISIFKLRTSKKLLLHNQKYLEYIKQLFENFLFSCLERKKDFHKKNLFFSSSLNKRKKLFIIITSDRGLCGSFNSSIFENIHNIVKKNSYINNDCLFFPIGKKGFHFLLKQKYHMYIYDQKKKKSRLNNYSYKEIYLFVKRLIKDFLSKKITSVYIVYNHLKNSLFQKTNIEKLLPIYISNNIHQKKTLKNLYQFSILEPTIKEIIEYIIPKFISARLFNNLLESHTSEHTLRMISMHKATENAYDLKNHLMLNYNKERQTSITNEILEIISGLEALNQN from the coding sequence ATGTCTAATCCAAAAGAGATAAAAAAAAGAATTTTATCCATAGAATCTGTTATAAAGACGACGGAAGCTATGAAAATGATTTCTATTTTCAAATTACGAACTTCAAAAAAATTACTTTTACATAATCAAAAATATTTAGAATATATAAAACAATTGTTTGAAAACTTCTTGTTTTCTTGTTTAGAAAGGAAAAAAGATTTTCATAAAAAAAATTTATTTTTTTCTTCTTCTTTAAATAAAAGAAAGAAATTATTTATAATAATAACTTCTGATCGAGGATTATGTGGAAGTTTTAATTCATCCATATTTGAAAATATTCATAATATTGTAAAAAAAAATAGTTATATCAATAATGATTGTCTTTTTTTTCCAATTGGTAAAAAAGGATTTCACTTTTTATTGAAACAAAAATATCATATGTATATCTATGATCAAAAAAAAAAGAAATCAAGATTAAATAATTATTCTTATAAGGAAATATATCTCTTTGTAAAAAGATTAATCAAAGATTTTTTATCGAAAAAAATAACATCAGTTTATATTGTATATAATCATTTAAAAAATTCATTATTTCAAAAAACAAATATAGAAAAATTACTTCCTATTTATATTTCAAATAATATTCATCAAAAAAAAACTCTAAAAAATTTATACCAATTTTCCATATTGGAGCCAACTATAAAAGAAATTATAGAATATATTATTCCAAAATTTATTAGTGCAAGATTATTTAATAATTTATTAGAATCTCATACATCTGAACATACTTTACGAATGATTTCTATGCATAAAGCAACAGAAAATGCTTATGATCTTAAAAATCATCTTATGTTAAATTATAATAAAGAAAGACAAACTTCTATTACTAATGAAATACTCGAAATTATTAGCGGACTAGAAGCTTTAAATCAAAATTAA
- a CDS encoding trans-sulfuration enzyme family protein, producing MKEETRLIQNILSDPLTGAITTPIYQTSTYVQEAPGVHKGYDYTRTNNPTRKILEKIITDLEKGYKSLAFSSGLASVDAVLKLLENGDEIVAVDDIYGGTYRLLNLYKKLGIHTKFVDTTHSENIISILSPKTKMIWLESPTNPTLKISDIKHISESSKKVYPNIMIVVDNTFATPALQNPIILGADMVIHSATKYIAGHSDVLAGLITVKNPDFYEKLKYIQNSTGGILSPFDSWLTIRGCQTLYLRIKKQSDNAFKIALFLLKEKSHLIDKIYYPGLYQHKNHTIAAKQQLSFGGIVSFSLKNDTIENAKKVVTSTKYFKLAESLGGTKSLICHPATMTHKSTPLEVRRKTGIQDSLIRLSFGIENSEDLLEDINNVLQ from the coding sequence ATGAAGGAAGAAACAAGATTAATTCAAAACATTTTATCGGATCCACTTACAGGAGCTATAACTACTCCTATCTACCAAACTTCCACTTATGTACAAGAAGCCCCTGGTGTTCATAAAGGGTATGATTATACAAGAACGAATAATCCTACAAGGAAAATCTTAGAAAAGATTATTACAGACTTAGAAAAAGGTTATAAAAGCCTAGCTTTTTCTTCTGGATTAGCATCTGTAGATGCTGTTTTAAAATTACTAGAGAATGGAGATGAAATAGTTGCTGTAGATGATATTTACGGAGGGACTTATCGTTTATTGAATTTGTATAAAAAATTAGGAATTCATACAAAGTTTGTGGATACAACTCATTCAGAAAACATAATTTCTATTCTTTCACCTAAAACAAAAATGATTTGGTTGGAAAGTCCTACGAATCCTACTTTGAAGATATCTGATATAAAGCATATCAGTGAATCTTCCAAAAAGGTTTATCCAAATATCATGATAGTAGTGGATAATACTTTTGCTACACCTGCTCTTCAAAATCCTATTATTTTAGGTGCTGATATGGTAATTCATAGTGCTACAAAATATATAGCGGGACATTCAGATGTTTTGGCTGGATTAATTACAGTTAAAAATCCAGATTTTTATGAAAAATTGAAATATATACAAAATTCTACTGGAGGTATTTTATCCCCCTTCGATTCTTGGCTAACTATTAGAGGTTGTCAAACTTTGTATTTACGTATAAAAAAACAATCCGATAATGCTTTTAAGATTGCCTTATTTTTATTAAAAGAAAAAAGTCATTTGATTGATAAAATTTATTATCCTGGTTTATATCAACATAAAAATCATACAATAGCAGCAAAACAACAACTCTCTTTTGGAGGAATAGTTTCTTTCAGTTTGAAAAATGACACGATAGAAAATGCAAAAAAAGTAGTAACATCTACTAAATATTTTAAGTTAGCAGAAAGTCTAGGAGGAACAAAAAGTTTAATTTGTCATCCGGCTACTATGACTCATAAGTCTACACCTTTAGAAGTGAGGAGAAAAACAGGAATTCAAGATTCACTTATTCGTCTATCTTTCGGAATAGAAAATTCAGAAGATTTATTAGAAGATATAAACAATGTATTACAATAA
- the atpB gene encoding F0F1 ATP synthase subunit A, with the protein MYKISFFFYSILSLFFTSYLFSKSKKDERIDVSKTIIEHVIDSHEWNFFGKKKGEKGFSIFLPVLLWNKGNGCEFFLSSQFYHGKVVQGKYGNYRMFQDKIYKTNSIGTLYIKNGYPKNNRPLDFSITKNVVSIIFSFLVLCFIFIRMVKSYKNYQPKCRLGLFLEYLILFIRNEIVIPNIGKRKYKIFFPFLLTIFFFILINNLMGLLPGFPNVTGNINTTFSLAIITFMIVIFNSNKSYWKHTFWMPNIPVIIKLILAPIELIGLFIRPLTLCIRLFANITAGHIIILSFICLIFLFKNFFMIGFSITFSLFISLLEIMVSFLQAFIFTALSSLLIGMTVKNYKHETY; encoded by the coding sequence GTGTATAAAATATCATTTTTTTTCTACTCTATTCTTAGTCTTTTTTTTACTTCGTATCTTTTCTCTAAATCTAAAAAAGATGAAAGGATTGATGTATCTAAGACTATTATTGAACATGTAATCGATTCTCATGAATGGAATTTTTTTGGAAAAAAAAAAGGAGAAAAAGGATTTTCTATCTTTTTACCAGTCCTTTTGTGGAATAAAGGAAATGGATGTGAATTTTTTTTATCCTCTCAATTTTATCATGGAAAAGTAGTTCAAGGTAAATACGGAAACTATAGAATGTTTCAAGACAAAATATATAAAACTAATTCTATTGGAACTTTATATATAAAAAATGGATATCCAAAAAATAATAGACCATTGGATTTTTCTATAACGAAAAATGTAGTATCTATTATTTTTTCTTTTTTAGTTTTATGTTTCATCTTTATAAGAATGGTAAAAAGTTATAAAAACTATCAACCAAAATGTAGGTTAGGTCTTTTTTTAGAATACTTAATCTTATTTATTCGTAACGAGATTGTTATTCCAAATATAGGAAAGAGAAAATATAAAATTTTTTTTCCTTTTTTATTAACTATATTTTTTTTTATATTAATTAATAATTTAATGGGACTTTTACCAGGATTTCCAAATGTAACAGGGAATATAAATACTACGTTTTCTTTAGCTATAATAACTTTTATGATTGTTATATTTAATTCTAATAAAAGTTATTGGAAACATACTTTTTGGATGCCTAATATTCCTGTTATAATTAAATTAATATTAGCTCCAATAGAATTAATAGGATTATTTATTCGTCCATTAACATTATGTATTCGTTTATTTGCAAATATTACGGCTGGACATATCATTATTTTGAGTTTTATTTGTCTTATTTTTCTCTTTAAGAATTTTTTCATGATTGGTTTTTCTATTACTTTCAGTTTATTTATTTCTTTGTTAGAAATTATGGTTTCTTTTTTGCAAGCTTTTATTTTTACAGCCTTATCGTCTTTGCTTATAGGAATGACTGTTAAAAATTATAAACACGAAACATATTAA
- the atpA gene encoding F0F1 ATP synthase subunit alpha gives MSDLKYSEISSIIKKQLSDFKYESKLCEYGIVVQIGDGVVRSVGLNSVFSGELVEFHNGNKGVVLNLEEDHVSIVLLSSSKDIKEGDVVKRTKKILSIPVGEGMLGRVVDLLGNPIDGKGPIEGKLFEMPLERKAPGVIYREPVKEPLQTGIKFIDSMIPIGRGQRELIIGDRQTGKTTIAIDTILNQKELYGTDKAVYCVYVAVSQKGSTVARIRKLLEKCGALPYTVIVYANASDPASVQVFSPFSGTAIGEYFRDTGRSSLVVYDDLSKQAVSYREISLLLRRPPGREAYPGDVFYLHSRLLERASKIIKDQKIAEKMNDVPESIKEKIKGGGSLTALPIIETQSGDVSSYIPTNVISITDGQIFLEKDLFHSGIRPAINDSISVSRVGGSAQIQSMRKISSSLKLNQAHFRELESFSKFGSELDPVTRKIIEKGKRNIEILKQPPHYPYNIEDQIAIIYAGSRNFLKKIPLEKVSKFEEEYLFYLNEKHKDLLKDLRKGILHKELSDILEKVARELSEKYTSS, from the coding sequence ATGTCAGATTTAAAATATTCTGAAATATCATCAATTATTAAAAAACAATTATCTGATTTTAAATATGAATCTAAATTATGTGAATACGGAATCGTTGTTCAAATAGGAGATGGAGTAGTTCGATCTGTTGGTTTAAACTCTGTTTTTTCTGGAGAATTAGTTGAATTCCATAATGGAAATAAGGGAGTAGTATTAAATTTAGAAGAAGACCATGTAAGTATTGTTTTACTTAGTTCATCAAAAGATATTAAAGAAGGTGATGTAGTAAAACGAACAAAAAAAATTCTTTCTATTCCAGTAGGAGAAGGAATGTTAGGACGTGTAGTCGATTTATTAGGAAATCCTATTGATGGAAAAGGACCTATAGAAGGAAAATTATTTGAAATGCCATTAGAAAGAAAAGCTCCAGGAGTTATATATAGAGAGCCAGTTAAAGAACCTCTTCAAACAGGTATAAAGTTTATCGATTCTATGATTCCTATAGGAAGAGGACAAAGAGAATTGATTATTGGAGATAGACAAACGGGAAAAACCACTATAGCTATTGATACTATCCTTAATCAAAAAGAATTATATGGAACGGATAAAGCCGTTTATTGTGTTTATGTTGCAGTCAGTCAGAAGGGATCTACAGTAGCAAGAATAAGGAAATTATTGGAGAAGTGTGGAGCTCTTCCTTATACTGTTATTGTTTATGCTAATGCATCAGATCCTGCTTCTGTACAAGTTTTTTCTCCATTTTCTGGTACTGCTATAGGAGAATATTTTCGTGATACAGGTCGTTCTTCTTTAGTTGTTTATGATGATCTTTCAAAACAAGCAGTTTCTTATAGAGAAATATCTCTTTTATTACGACGTCCTCCTGGTAGGGAAGCATATCCTGGTGATGTTTTTTATTTACATTCCAGATTATTAGAACGAGCATCTAAAATTATAAAAGATCAAAAAATAGCAGAAAAAATGAATGATGTCCCAGAATCAATAAAAGAAAAAATTAAAGGTGGAGGATCATTAACTGCACTTCCTATTATTGAAACACAATCTGGAGATGTATCTTCTTATATTCCAACAAATGTTATATCTATAACAGATGGACAGATTTTTTTAGAAAAAGATTTGTTCCATTCTGGGATACGTCCGGCTATCAATGATAGTATTTCTGTATCTAGAGTAGGAGGTTCTGCTCAAATACAGTCTATGAGAAAAATATCTTCTTCTTTGAAGTTGAATCAAGCTCATTTTAGAGAATTAGAATCTTTTTCAAAATTTGGTTCAGAATTGGATCCTGTTACTAGAAAAATTATAGAAAAAGGAAAAAGAAATATAGAAATATTGAAACAACCTCCTCATTATCCATATAATATAGAAGATCAAATTGCTATTATTTATGCTGGATCTAGAAATTTTTTAAAAAAAATTCCTCTTGAAAAAGTATCTAAGTTTGAAGAAGAATATCTTTTTTATTTAAATGAAAAACATAAAGATTTGTTAAAAGACTTAAGAAAAGGAATTCTTCATAAAGAATTATCTGATATTTTAGAAAAAGTAGCTAGAGAGTTAAGTGAAAAATATACTTCTTCCTAA
- the atpE gene encoding ATP synthase F0 subunit C, which translates to MDIDLTYSGLAALGAGLSVLGAGFGIGKIGSSAMESIARQPEASEKIQNAMIVASALIEGAALFGIVTALLAVFK; encoded by the coding sequence ATGGACATAGATTTAACTTACTCAGGTTTAGCCGCTCTAGGTGCAGGTTTATCAGTTTTAGGAGCGGGTTTTGGAATTGGAAAAATTGGAAGTTCCGCAATGGAATCCATTGCCAGGCAACCAGAAGCTTCAGAAAAGATACAAAATGCTATGATTGTAGCTTCTGCTCTTATTGAAGGAGCCGCTTTATTTGGAATAGTGACTGCTTTATTAGCTGTATTTAAATAA
- a CDS encoding DnaJ C-terminal domain-containing protein — protein sequence MVKKDYYEVLGVSKNASSEDIKRAYRKLAIKYHPDKNPDNKKKAEEKFKESAEAYEVLSKPEKRQRYDKFGHEGLKGSSSESGMNMEDIFANFGDIFADAFGEGFSSFGFGKSTGHSRTIKGSDLRIRVKLTLEEVYRGIEKKVKVKRLKMAKGVRFKNCISCNGTGHITRITNTILGKMQTTSQCNICHGTGKRIENSPFGANKYGLIKEEELVNIKIPAGLSEGMQLKVSGKGNEAPYTYNGFPGDLIVLIEEIPHSKLKREGCNLHYDLYISFPDAILGSLKEVPTISGKARIKIDAGTQSGKTLRLKNKGLPNIEGYGYGSILVHINLWTPKKINEEQRKFFEKMRRNENFLPHPGNSEKSFFDRVREMFS from the coding sequence ATGGTGAAAAAAGATTATTACGAAGTACTAGGTGTTTCTAAAAACGCTTCTTCAGAAGATATTAAAAGAGCTTATAGAAAATTAGCAATTAAATATCATCCAGATAAAAATCCGGATAATAAAAAAAAAGCAGAAGAAAAATTTAAAGAATCGGCTGAAGCTTATGAAGTTTTAAGTAAACCAGAAAAAAGACAACGTTATGATAAATTTGGACATGAAGGATTGAAAGGTAGTTCTTCTGAATCCGGAATGAATATGGAAGATATTTTTGCAAATTTTGGAGATATATTTGCCGATGCTTTTGGCGAAGGTTTTTCTAGTTTTGGATTTGGTAAATCTACAGGACATAGCAGAACAATCAAAGGAAGTGATCTTAGAATAAGAGTTAAACTTACATTAGAAGAAGTTTATAGAGGTATAGAAAAAAAAGTAAAAGTTAAAAGACTAAAAATGGCTAAAGGAGTACGTTTCAAAAATTGTATTTCTTGCAATGGAACAGGTCATATAACTCGTATCACAAATACTATTTTAGGAAAAATGCAAACAACTTCACAATGTAACATATGTCATGGAACTGGAAAGAGAATTGAAAACTCTCCTTTTGGAGCTAATAAATACGGATTAATAAAAGAAGAAGAGTTAGTTAACATTAAAATTCCTGCAGGTCTTTCAGAAGGAATGCAACTTAAAGTATCTGGAAAAGGGAATGAAGCTCCATACACATATAACGGGTTTCCTGGAGATTTAATTGTTTTAATTGAAGAAATACCTCATTCAAAATTAAAAAGAGAAGGATGTAATTTACATTATGATTTATATATATCATTTCCAGATGCAATTTTAGGTTCTTTGAAAGAAGTTCCTACTATTAGTGGAAAAGCTCGTATTAAAATAGACGCAGGAACACAATCAGGAAAAACACTCAGGTTAAAAAATAAAGGATTACCTAATATTGAAGGATATGGTTATGGTAGTATTCTAGTTCATATCAATCTTTGGACTCCAAAAAAAATTAATGAAGAACAAAGAAAATTTTTTGAAAAAATGAGAAGAAATGAGAATTTTCTTCCTCATCCCGGAAATTCAGAAAAATCTTTTTTTGATCGAGTTAGAGAAATGTTTTCTTAA
- the atpF gene encoding F0F1 ATP synthase subunit B, protein MDLVTPSIGLIVWQTVIFVLLILFLSKIAWRPIIKFIDQREDKIKVSIETADRIQKELEMVEYKKDTILKETRRRRDLLLKEAIEIQKKIKYESIEKGLNERKRMIEETKKNIKEEKRIAILKLKNQVGNISIKIAENILKQKFSSNQTRDKQEKYIKELINKI, encoded by the coding sequence ATGGATTTAGTTACACCTTCTATTGGTTTAATTGTATGGCAAACGGTAATATTTGTATTGCTAATTTTATTTCTTTCTAAAATTGCTTGGAGGCCTATTATAAAATTTATAGATCAAAGAGAGGATAAAATTAAAGTTTCTATAGAAACAGCTGATAGAATTCAAAAAGAATTAGAGATGGTGGAATATAAAAAAGATACAATTTTGAAAGAAACTCGAAGAAGAAGAGATCTTCTTTTAAAAGAAGCTATAGAAATTCAAAAAAAAATCAAATATGAATCTATAGAAAAAGGGCTTAATGAAAGGAAAAGAATGATAGAAGAAACTAAAAAAAATATAAAAGAAGAAAAAAGGATTGCAATTTTAAAATTGAAAAATCAAGTAGGTAATATTTCTATTAAAATTGCTGAAAATATTTTAAAACAAAAATTTTCTTCAAATCAAACAAGAGATAAACAAGAAAAATATATTAAAGAATTAATAAATAAAATATAA
- the trpS gene encoding tryptophan--tRNA ligase, with protein sequence MKKILTGIQSTGTPHLGNILSVIIPSLDLSNKYFSFIFIADLHSMTKIKNMEIIRHNTYQVAAAWLAFGLNTENSLFYRQSDVTEVTELAWYLSCFYPHKRLKLSHSFKENINHVKEKISVGLFTYPILMAADILLYNAEVIPVGKDQLQHIEITRDIAKRLNKKIGKKVFILPKAFIQKETESIPGIDGKKMSKSKKNWINIFSTDEILKKQIMRIHTDSKSLNDKKNPDNDGIITLYKLIAPINQVEVMKSKYLKGGYGYLDAKKTLYDCIIDKFSDERKKFFSLIKKKSLLDHILFLGAKKARKIAFERLNYIRKNLSFNTLLR encoded by the coding sequence ATGAAAAAAATATTAACAGGAATTCAAAGTACAGGAACACCCCATTTAGGAAATATTTTAAGCGTCATCATTCCATCCTTAGATCTTTCTAATAAATATTTTTCATTCATATTTATAGCTGATTTGCATTCAATGACAAAGATTAAAAATATGGAGATTATACGTCATAATACTTACCAAGTAGCTGCAGCATGGCTAGCTTTTGGATTAAACACAGAAAATAGTCTATTTTATAGACAATCTGATGTAACAGAAGTAACTGAATTAGCTTGGTATCTAAGCTGTTTTTATCCACATAAAAGACTTAAATTAAGTCATTCTTTCAAAGAAAATATTAATCATGTGAAAGAAAAAATTAGTGTAGGCTTATTTACTTATCCGATATTAATGGCCGCAGATATATTACTTTATAATGCAGAAGTTATACCCGTAGGTAAAGATCAATTACAACACATAGAAATAACGAGAGATATAGCAAAAAGGTTAAATAAAAAAATAGGAAAAAAAGTGTTTATTTTACCTAAAGCTTTTATACAAAAGGAAACAGAATCTATTCCTGGAATAGATGGTAAAAAGATGAGTAAATCAAAAAAAAATTGGATCAATATTTTTTCTACTGATGAAATTCTTAAAAAACAAATTATGAGAATTCATACGGATAGTAAATCATTAAATGATAAAAAAAATCCTGATAACGATGGAATAATAACCTTATATAAATTAATAGCTCCAATTAATCAAGTCGAAGTAATGAAAAGTAAATATTTGAAGGGAGGATATGGTTATTTAGATGCAAAAAAAACTTTATATGATTGTATCATTGATAAGTTTTCAGATGAAAGAAAAAAATTTTTTTCTTTAATAAAAAAGAAATCTTTATTAGATCACATTTTATTTTTGGGAGCAAAAAAAGCGAGGAAAATAGCTTTTGAAAGACTGAATTATATACGAAAAAATTTAAGTTTTAACACATTATTAAGATAA
- a CDS encoding nucleotide exchange factor GrpE, whose amino-acid sequence MNINQKNTEDQDKKKFSNSSHSNDIYDSETEKHIQKEKNDPSLMEIQKIKDNLEKEKDKFLRLFAEFENYKKRIQKEKLDFLRSVHQQIIIDFIPILDDLERSLKELKKSKDEIILQGVSLIKEKFIKILKEKGLNKIKIKKGDDFNTDFHEAITQIPAIKESLKGKIIEIIENGYVLQEKVIRHAKVITGK is encoded by the coding sequence ATGAATATTAATCAAAAAAATACAGAAGATCAGGACAAAAAAAAATTTTCGAATTCTTCCCATTCTAATGATATTTATGATTCTGAAACGGAAAAACATATTCAAAAAGAGAAAAATGATCCTTCTTTAATGGAAATCCAAAAAATTAAAGATAATTTAGAAAAAGAAAAAGACAAATTTTTACGTCTTTTTGCGGAATTTGAAAATTATAAAAAACGTATTCAAAAAGAAAAATTAGATTTTTTAAGGTCTGTTCATCAACAAATTATTATAGATTTTATTCCGATTTTAGATGATTTAGAAAGAAGTCTTAAAGAATTAAAAAAATCAAAAGACGAAATTATTCTTCAAGGAGTATCTCTTATAAAAGAAAAATTTATAAAAATTTTGAAAGAAAAAGGATTAAATAAAATAAAAATAAAGAAAGGAGATGATTTTAATACAGATTTCCATGAAGCTATCACACAAATACCTGCTATTAAAGAAAGTCTAAAGGGAAAAATTATAGAAATAATAGAAAATGGATATGTTCTTCAAGAAAAAGTTATACGACATGCTAAAGTTATTACTGGAAAATAA
- the cysS gene encoding cysteine--tRNA ligase, with protein sequence MKININNYKNFIKKKVKIYNSLTGKKELFKPNHKDCIGIYVCGPTVYNHLHLGNCRTFISFDLVFRYFKHLGYKVRYIRNITDIGHLEENEDKISKRSRIEGLEPMEIAQKYTISCHEILKKFNTLPPSIEPTASGHIVEQIDMIQELIKRNSAYEKNGSVYFDIKKYSQSSFYGKISHNKIDYLLNNKFKFIDEKRHFQDFSLWKKSNKNHIMNWNSPWGKGFPGWHIECSAMSMKYLGPNFDIHGGGVDLKFPHHECELAQSFSLYKKDLANYWMHINMLTFNHKKMSKSTGNYLSMKELVCHTNKYDKEIYHPVIIKFFIFKSHYRSILNFSEKGLIDAKKGYNRLMNTMKILEKFSIVEIQDDKENNLFDIYQWIKNCYNAINDDFNTPLLISYLFKAVYFVNNVNDNRKNSNFFLLKKYMNFFIFDILGLKYIEEKSVENFSLKLNMLTKILLEIRIKARKERNWILSDKIRNELSRIGISVHDEKSTLL encoded by the coding sequence ATGAAAATAAATATAAATAATTATAAGAATTTTATAAAAAAAAAAGTAAAAATATATAATTCTTTAACTGGAAAAAAAGAATTATTTAAACCTAATCATAAGGATTGTATAGGTATATATGTTTGTGGTCCTACAGTTTACAATCATTTACATTTAGGAAACTGTCGAACTTTTATTTCTTTTGACTTAGTTTTTCGTTATTTTAAACATTTGGGGTACAAAGTCCGTTATATTAGAAATATAACAGATATAGGCCATTTAGAAGAAAATGAGGATAAAATATCTAAAAGATCTCGAATAGAAGGATTGGAACCAATGGAAATCGCTCAAAAATATACCATTTCTTGTCATGAAATCTTAAAAAAATTTAATACTTTACCTCCAAGTATTGAACCAACAGCTTCCGGTCATATCGTAGAACAAATTGATATGATTCAAGAATTAATTAAAAGAAATTCAGCTTATGAGAAAAATGGATCCGTTTATTTTGATATAAAAAAATATAGTCAATCATCTTTTTATGGAAAAATAAGTCATAATAAAATAGATTATTTATTGAATAATAAATTCAAATTTATAGATGAAAAACGTCATTTTCAAGATTTTTCACTTTGGAAAAAATCTAATAAAAATCATATTATGAACTGGAATTCTCCTTGGGGAAAAGGGTTTCCTGGTTGGCATATAGAATGTTCTGCTATGAGTATGAAATACTTAGGTCCTAATTTTGATATCCATGGTGGAGGTGTTGATTTGAAATTTCCACATCATGAATGTGAATTAGCCCAATCTTTTAGTCTTTATAAAAAAGATTTAGCTAATTATTGGATGCACATAAATATGTTAACATTCAATCATAAAAAAATGAGTAAATCTACAGGAAATTACCTATCCATGAAAGAATTAGTATGTCATACTAATAAATATGATAAAGAAATATATCATCCTGTAATTATAAAATTTTTTATTTTTAAATCTCATTATCGAAGTATTTTAAATTTTTCTGAAAAAGGACTTATAGACGCTAAAAAAGGATATAACCGCTTGATGAATACAATGAAAATATTAGAAAAATTCTCTATAGTTGAGATTCAAGATGATAAAGAAAACAATTTATTTGATATTTATCAATGGATTAAAAATTGTTATAATGCTATAAATGATGATTTTAATACTCCTTTATTAATCTCTTATTTATTCAAAGCAGTTTATTTCGTTAATAATGTAAATGATAATAGAAAAAATTCTAATTTTTTTCTTTTAAAAAAGTATATGAATTTCTTTATTTTTGATATACTTGGTCTTAAATATATAGAAGAAAAATCTGTGGAAAATTTTTCTTTAAAATTAAATATGCTTACTAAAATTTTGCTAGAAATTCGTATAAAAGCACGAAAAGAAAGAAATTGGATTCTTTCAGATAAAATTCGAAACGAATTATCCAGGATAGGTATTTCCGTGCATGATGAAAAATCTACATTATTGTAA